GGCTCTGAATTataaggctgtatctgtgctactAAACAATGCATAGTTGGCTACATTACATCTGATGAAGGGGTACACACAGCTGGTCCAAGGAGTGCCCAGGAAAGGGCAGCCATCTACACCAACCAGTAGGGCATGTGCAGGTAAATCCACAGGCAACAGCCCATGTGGAAAGTTTAAggagcgaattttttcaccagccataaATTTGTGACAAAATTCCGCATTTAGCCATGTGCAAAAGAAATTTCCTGCGAAAAATGCCCATAAtacaaaacacccattgactttaatgcatttggagagagaattttttttggaattgagCCCCTGCCTTTTCCAAAATAAATGTGCCCTAGGCAGATGCTTCTGTTCCCCCCCCagttagttacatatttaaatcaggttgaaaaaagacatcaagtccatcaagttcaacccctccaatgaaaatccagcatcaatACACACACCCCCTCCATACctcctcacataaattctatatacccatatctacggtatactaactatagcgtttagtatcacaatagcctctgatattatgtctgtccaaaaaatcatccaagccattcttaaaggcattaactgaatcagcatcacaacatcacccggcagtgcattccacaacctcactgtcctgactgtgaagaaccccctacgttgcttcaaatgaaagttcttttcttctagtctaaaggggtggcctctggtacggtgatccactttatgggtaaaaaggtcccctgctatttgtctataatgtcctctaatgtacttgtaaagtgtaatcatgtcccctcgcaagctccttttttccagagaaaacaaccccaaccttgacagtctaccgtcataatttaagtcttccctccctctaaccagtttagttgcacttagtctctgccctctctccagctcatgtatatccctcctaaaggggaaggaaacctagtctgcgcaaaccccccaccccccctcccgtttgttgcccaccctccctcctcccccctggcctactcatcccgctgggcaaatgcccctaacttgttacttaccctactgcgcaggtccagtccagggagttcacagacgacatcttcttccacgcgatcttcttcctgctttgaacggcgcatgcgcagtaggatcatttcgccggtacaatcttcggcgcatgtgcgtgacttttggcgcatgcgcagtagatccgtaccggcaaaatgatcctactgcgcatgcgccaaaacgcagttcacagcaggaagaagatcgcgtggaagaagatgtcgtctgtgaactccctggactggacctgcgcagaagggtaagtaacaagttaggggcatttgcccagcgggacgggtaggccaggggggaggagggagggtgggcaacacatgggagggggggtggggggtttgcgccgactaggtttccttcccctttaatgattggagtccaaaactgcactgcatacttcagatcagggacctataaagaggcataattatgttttcatcccttgagttaatgcccttttttatgcaagacagaactttatttgctttagtagccacagaatgacactgcccagaattagacaacttgttatctacaaagacccctagatccttctcatttaaggaaactcccaacacactgccatttagtgtataacttgcatttatattatttttgccaaagtgcataacctgcattttttcaacattgaacctcattttccagtttgctgcccagttttccaacttagacaaatcactctgaaaagtggccgcatcctgcatggaacctatagttctgcacaatttagtatcatctccTGGTATTCCATAAGGTATGCCATATGACATATGTGCTATAAACCATAAGGCAGAGGTTGTGAGAAAGTTCTTACTTTCTTTTTTAGATAGATATAGAATTCCAGACTAGGGGTCAGTTAGGGTGAATGAAGTATTACTGTACTTGCTCTACTAGATTTTTGTGGAACCTGCAATGAGTTACCAATATAGTCGTTTTCTCAAAtgtctataaccttgttatggaTGGAGGGCTCCTGAATGTTGGACCCCAAACAGAGGCTTGAACCAAAAGAAAACCTCTGCCTTACTGTAAATGTAGCTTTTGAGGTAAAAAACCTTTGACTGTATTTTATGTATATCTGGGGCCTTTTGGTTTCATTCAACTCACATGACCCTAATTTTACTGGTTCTTCAAAAGAGTCAGTTCATACCTCCTGTGTGTTTACTTGCAGATATTGCCTCGCTATGATATTGTGGTTATTCAGGAAGTCAGAGATGCTGATCACAGTGCGGTGAAGTTACTCATGCAGAAACTAAACAGGTTGGTTCAGCCTGAAAAGAATGCGATAGTAATGATATACCGAACATCTACTAATCTTTTataaccatttaaaggagaaacaaaacatTTCCAAATGAATTCATAGATTGTAAATTTaggcaattaaaggggaactattgcgaaaatgaaaattgaatataagcttcctcatactgaaataagaaactttctaaatacaatcaattcaaattctgcattgtttctgaaataaccaagtttatcttcactattcctctctcagcatctgtttctcttaattctgtctgaatgcagcagttgggtgtcagatgaatgatccactaTATCTTATAGGCGGGCctgctttcctagcagatgtattagaactcactcaaataactgattccagtacaaacaaaataactgccttttgcacaaattctgcatgtagagagacatgatgtctggtgattttaatagagtgagctctaataataaataagccctataagatatattggatctaactgtcaatgaatatctgacacccaactgctgcatgaagagagaatgaagagaaacagatgctgagagagggatagtgaagataatcttgattagttcagaaacagtacagaatttttaattgattatatttagacagtttcttatttcagtatgctgaagcttatattaaattttcattttgcgaTAGATCCCATTTAACTATGAAGGTAACTTAATACATGCTAAAGAAATGCTTTGAAATGTCTGACCTGATGTTGGACTGGGAGTCACAGTACAGAAACCACTGGAGGGAAATCATAGCTGTTAGATATCTGCAAAACCAAACCCTGCCTGAAAACTTTGCATTTCTTGACCTGTGGTTCTACAGCTTGAACACCGGATCTGTGTATTCCCATGTGATCAGTGACACGTTAGGACGGGACGCATATAAGGAGCAGTACCTCTTTGTATACAGGTGAGCTTTACACATGGGTTAGAATATTGAAAGGTTTTACAAAGAGGCCCCCATAAATGCAACACAGAGCTGACATTTGATTTGGAAAATGGAACCCATATAAATTCTTGTACCTCTTACCTACATCATTTTCTGCTACAGACACTATGGGTTTTGACGGTTTGACTGTCTATATATCACTGTATTAGACACAGGAGCGAATTTTGATTCATTCCAACACACATGGGGTGTGaaattgttaaaggaccagtaacatcaatttttttatgaaaaaatttgttaatgtagaacgaaaaaaaaccacaaagacatattaaacttttaaatcactaagtctttattaagaaataacttaccgaaactctgcttgcactcctctagAGAAAAGGCAATccagcgatccatcgtgcggcactcaatatctcctccctgctttccttataggagatagcaagggaagagaaatcaagcgccgcacgatggatcatcgcggtgtcgccttttctgaagaagagcgcaagcggagtttcggtaagttattttttaataaagtaattattattttaaaaaaattatgttactgatcctttaataaaCTAAGCCTATATATATGTGCTTGTGGGATGAGCTCGGAAGAAACTGCTCATTACTAATCTGTTGTAAACCCTGCCTCCCAGGAATGACAAAGTGTCTGTGCAAGATTCCTACCACTACCATGACCACTGCATGTACACCGGAGAAGACACTTTCAGTCGGGAACCTTTTGTGGTCAAGTTTCACGTTCAAGGCGCAGGTGAGAGCCTATGAAATTAAGAATAACAGGATTCTGAAATGATAATCAATGTCCAAACAAAGGTTGGGAAGCTgaagcacctgcctagggtacaaccatttttcagcaggattcggccaaatcattctTCCcggcgaaccgaatccgaatttgcatatgcaaattaggggcagggagggcaatcacatgactttttgtcctaatttgcatatgcaagttaggattcggattcagttcggtattcggccgaatctttagcaaaggattcgggggttcggccgaatccaaaatcgtagattcggtgcatccctaataataaaatacaaggcTCCCCAACTGcagataatgtgtgtgtgtggattcCTAAAACtcttttgctgttgctaaggaacCTAGGCGGGTCAACGGAGGggcagcaccaccagtgcagtagAAGTGAATTGCAGGAGTGCAGTGGATTCATCACATTTAGGTCATATTGGCATTTTCCTCTGCCCTAATTAGTTACCTGAGGCCCCAAGATTTTCTGTTGGAGTCTTGGAGACCATGTTTTTCCCTGAGATGACCCTTGGTATTCAAAATGTCCCTCTGTGATTGTCTTGTTCCGCTTCCTTCATGTCATATTACATATGTGTTTCAGTTATTGAAGACTTTGTACTTATCCCATTGCACTCTGCACCAAAGGATGCTGTTCGGGAGATAGATGCTCTATATGATGTCTATGAAGATGTATGGAACAAGTGGCAAACTGATGTACGTGGTATGGCTTTCAGTGGAaccagttagatccaatatatcttatagggggggctccatttgtattagagctcactttattaaaatcaccagacatcatgtctttctacatgcaggatttgtgcaaaaggcagttattttatttgtactggaatctgttctttgagtgagctctaatacatcagctagaaaaggaagcccctCTATATGATATTTTgaaactgtcaatgattatctgacacccaactgctgcatgaagacagaataaagaaagAGAAACAGTTACTGACAGAGGAATTGtgaggataaacttgattatttcagaaacaatgcagaatatgtaagtgcttgtttttagaaagtttcctattttagtatgaaatattatattacattttcatgacaattcccctttaagctggtgtTACATATAGTATACATGGGCCAGCTTGGTAGATTTATAGTTCTGGTTGCAAAATAAACAATTGCTGGCACCATGTAGTCTTTGACCAACATTGTGAGCTAATTTACCAAATGTTTGGGAACCTCATACCAGCCCCCATTGCTACGTACCTGCAGGTTTAGCAATCTGTAATGGAACCATGGCTTTCTGAGAACTAAGCTGCTATGAAACCTGGCTTCATTTGGCTGCAATACAGGCCTGGCCTTTCTgtgaaatttggatttggatccacaaaaaagtggattcttggctttatggaaataaatgtaaaacaaggatattagttaaaaatgttttttccattacAGAGCATGATTTTCCTGGGGGATTTTAATGCTGGCTGCAGCTATGTTACTGACTCTGACTGGGACAACATCCGTCTCTGGACCAATGAGGAATTCGCCTGGCTAATCCCCGACTCCACTGACACTACTGTGGGAAATACCTGTTGTGCTTATGATAGGTAAATGTGAAACCTTTAAACAATTAAATGTGGGTTCATATGTAAATAAAACTAACATCTGCAGTAATGTCACCTATATTCACTGGAAGAATTGTGACCACACAGATGGGTTTCTTCCAAATGCCAATGATTTTTGGGTATTTTGCATAGAGATGtaacaaattagaatttggttcaggAGTTGGCCAGATCCAAAGTGTTCAGCCCACTGAAGACAAACTTTTTGTTCACAATTGAAGCAAGTATTTTCTAATATTAATTTGCAGattaggggttggatttggtttggtattggGCCAAATATTTTGTAGAGGTAATTTACTTATCCAGAGTGCAAGTGCTAGAATGCTAAGGGATAGAATCGCACTTCCGTTACTCCTCATTTGCGACCCAGGTAAGCGGTGCTCTGCTCTGGTGCCGTATTGAGCAAGAATGAAGCGTATCTTGAATATATTGGAAACGGTTCCgaatttttaacttgtttttttttaagaaagtttcttatttcagtgtgataggGCTTatgtgaaattttaattttcgtgatagttcccctttaatgttaattGTGTAGGCAGGGACTTATGCAGTGTGTCATATTATTGTTCCAGGATTGTGGTCAGCGGGGCAGACTTGCAGGAGGCAATAGTCCAAGACTCAGCCCAAGTGTTTGACTTTCAGAAAAAATATAAACTGACACAGGAGGAGGTaagcacaactcccagcatcgcACATGGATCTGGTTTTAATTAAGCTTCTTCTTTTATTTCTGATTAAACCATTAATAATGCATCTGTATATTctaaagagaaaaagaatataaaatggaTTGGATATTCTGAATATCGAATATTTCTAAAATATGGAAGTTGCAATATTTTTTCCCTGTCTCAGTGGAATACGTTACCAATGTAAAGGGAAAAGGATACAACTGATGTGGGGAACATTGCATCGCAGCATCCACTCATATAATATACAaatgcatatctcccaactgtcccgtttttcacaggacagtcccaattttgacagctcaacccacagtcccggatttgttactgaaatgtcctgactttctctgatctcctgcactgaacagccggaaaaagataaaaaaaaaagataaaaagtttctaacttaatcggcttttggcagagagcccaaaagaGATACATAGataattttgtaataatttaagataagcagccATTTTCATctatttaaagtggttgtttaccttcgagttaacttttagtatgacgtagagagtgatattctgagacaatttgcaattgcttttcctttttttattatttgtggcttttgagttatttaactttttattcagtttgcaatttcagcagtctggttgctagggtccgaattcccctagcaaccatgcactgatttgaattagagactggaattag
The Xenopus laevis strain J_2021 chromosome 9_10S, Xenopus_laevis_v10.1, whole genome shotgun sequence DNA segment above includes these coding regions:
- the dnase1l2.S gene encoding deoxyribonuclease-1 — its product is MAPAKMLLLICGLTLTLYLSDISALKIGAFNIRAFGDSKITNPAVSSVLMKILPRYDIVVIQEVRDADHSAVKLLMQKLNSLNTGSVYSHVISDTLGRDAYKEQYLFVYRNDKVSVQDSYHYHDHCMYTGEDTFSREPFVVKFHVQGAVIEDFVLIPLHSAPKDAVREIDALYDVYEDVWNKWQTDSMIFLGDFNAGCSYVTDSDWDNIRLWTNEEFAWLIPDSTDTTVGNTCCAYDRIVVSGADLQEAIVQDSAQVFDFQKKYKLTQEEALAVSDHFPVELELMCA